ATGTCCGGGTTCACGACGACCGGGGCGACCGTGATGGCCGAGATTTCCGTCGAGCAACACTCCCACGCCCTCATGATGTGGCGTCAGCTGACCCAGTGGCTCGGCGGGATGGGGATCATCGTGTTGATGATCGCGATCCTGCCGGAGCTGGCGGTCAACGGCGCGCAGCTGATCCGCTCGGAGGCGCCGGGGCCGGAGCTCCAGAAGCTGACGCCGAAGATCGCCGAGACGGCCCGCATCCTCTGGCTCGTCTACTTCGGGTTCACGATCGTCTACATCGCCCTGCTGTACGGCCTCCATCTGGCGGGGATGGCGCCGAACATGGACTTCTACAACGCGGTCGCCCACGGTTTCACGACGCTCCCGACCGGCGGGTTCTCGCCCGAGGCGAACAGCATCGCCGCGTTCTCCGCCGCCGTGCAGTGGCTCGTCATCCCCTTCATGGCGATCGCCGGCACCAACTTCGCGCTGTTCTGGTACGTGTTAGACGGCGAGCCCAGGCGGCTCTTCCAGAACACCGAGTTTCGAGCCTACGCGGGTGCGATCGCCGTCGTGACCGCGATCGTCGCCGCGTTGCTCTACAGCGGCAGCGCCCCGCCGCTGGGCGAACTCGGCGGCACGACGGAGGGGTACGGCGAGAGCGCCCTGCGCCACGCGGCCTTCCAGACCGTCTCGTTGTTGAACTCGACGGGGTACGCGACGAGCGACTTCGCGGAGTGGGGACCGGTCGCCCAGACCGTCCTCCTCGTCGCGATGTTCATCGGCGGCTGCGCCGGCTCGACCGGCGGCGGCGTCAAGGTCATCCGCTGGCTGGTCGTCCTGAAGGTCGCCCGCCGGGAGCTGTTTACCGCCGCCCACCCCGAGGCCGTCAAACCGATCCGACTCGGCGGCTACGTCGTCGACGAGGACGTCATCCGCGGGGTCCTCGGCTTCACTCTGCTGTACCTGTTCATCTTCGTCGTCGCGACGGTGTTCATCGCCGTCGACTCGACCCGCGGCGCGGTCTCGCTCGAGCCGATCGACGCGATCAGCGCCAGCATCGCGACGATCGGGAACATCGGACCGGGCTTCGGCGAACTCGGCCCCTTCGGCAGTTACCGCGAGTTCCCCGACTCCTCGAAGCTCGTGATGATCTTCCTGATGTGGATCGGTCGCCTCGAGATCATCCCGGCGCTCGTCCTCTTCACCGGCGCGTTCTGGCGGCGGTGACAGTGATCGTCGGGCGCGTCGCCTACCGCTCCGACGGATCCTTCTCGTAGGCCTTCAGGCGGTCGTACTCCTCTCCCGTGATCGGCAGCACCGTGCCGTGTTTGAACCCGTAGGGAAACGAGAACTCGTCGTCGGCGCGCACGAACTCGTCCTCCAGCGACTCGGCTACGAACGGAACGTAACCCTGCGTCTCGGGGCTACCGCCGAAGTAATCGACGAACAGACACCACCGGCCGTCCTCGAGTTTCACGGCGGTCGGCGCCTCGTACCGCTCGCCCTCCAGTCCCTCCATGGTGCGATCGAACGCCGTCACTCGAGTGAACGGTCCGGTCGGACGCTGGGCCTTCAACAGGATGATTCCGGCGGGGTTCGCTTCGCTTTTCAGGAAACAGTAGTACGATCCGTTCTCCTCGTACATCGCGGAGTCGATGACGCCGCTGTCCGGCTTTCGGTACTGCAGTTCCGGCTCCGAGAACTCCTCGAACGACTCGGTCCGCGCGTAGTAGATCGCCTTCTCCTCGAAATCGTCGCTGCGGTGGGCCGACGACCAGTGAACGACGTACTCGTCGTTCTCGCTGTCGTACGTGATATCCGGCGCCCAGAGGCAGCCGAACGACTCGTCGCCGAGTTCGACCATCCGCTGTTCGGACCAGTCGACCAGATTTTCGGATTCCCACATCACCAGCGAGGTACTCCCGTTGCGCGTTATCTCCTCCCACGAGTCGTCGTACTGATTGGGCATCCCGTAGGCCAGGCTGAGGTCCGTCCCCATGATCACGAACCGCCCGTCGGTCGTTCTGGTGATCGTGCAGTCCCTGACCCCCTTATCGCCCTCGTAACTCCAGAGGACGGGATCGCCGCCGTTTACCGCCTCCCAGCGGAACCCGTCCTCGCTGATCCCGAAGTACACCTGCTCACCGTCCGGCGTCCGCTTCTCCCTGAAGTGAACGAACAAGTAGGCCTGCATCACTATTCGAACGGTTGTCAG
This portion of the Haloterrigena gelatinilytica genome encodes:
- a CDS encoding TrkH family potassium uptake protein, with amino-acid sequence MNIRVDWRASVALTGTVLKYLALTLFVPVVVAVIYGEHFLVFAATIAITVAIGFGLERLEPDPDLQPREALLLVALSWLAVAVVGAIPYVIAGYGTDSALRHPVNALFESMSGFTTTGATVMAEISVEQHSHALMMWRQLTQWLGGMGIIVLMIAILPELAVNGAQLIRSEAPGPELQKLTPKIAETARILWLVYFGFTIVYIALLYGLHLAGMAPNMDFYNAVAHGFTTLPTGGFSPEANSIAAFSAAVQWLVIPFMAIAGTNFALFWYVLDGEPRRLFQNTEFRAYAGAIAVVTAIVAALLYSGSAPPLGELGGTTEGYGESALRHAAFQTVSLLNSTGYATSDFAEWGPVAQTVLLVAMFIGGCAGSTGGGVKVIRWLVVLKVARRELFTAAHPEAVKPIRLGGYVVDEDVIRGVLGFTLLYLFIFVVATVFIAVDSTRGAVSLEPIDAISASIATIGNIGPGFGELGPFGSYREFPDSSKLVMIFLMWIGRLEIIPALVLFTGAFWRR
- a CDS encoding glycoside hydrolase family 43 protein, encoding MQAYLFVHFREKRTPDGEQVYFGISEDGFRWEAVNGGDPVLWSYEGDKGVRDCTITRTTDGRFVIMGTDLSLAYGMPNQYDDSWEEITRNGSTSLVMWESENLVDWSEQRMVELGDESFGCLWAPDITYDSENDEYVVHWSSAHRSDDFEEKAIYYARTESFEEFSEPELQYRKPDSGVIDSAMYEENGSYYCFLKSEANPAGIILLKAQRPTGPFTRVTAFDRTMEGLEGERYEAPTAVKLEDGRWCLFVDYFGGSPETQGYVPFVAESLEDEFVRADDEFSFPYGFKHGTVLPITGEEYDRLKAYEKDPSER